GAACCTGCGCATAATAAAGCCGGCCGGCAACGCAAGGAAAAAGTAGCCCAAATAAAAGGCGAATTGCACCAGCCCGGCCTGCAGGCGAGTCATGGCAAATGACTTCATGAATTGACGGATCAGCACATCATTGAGATTGTTTGGGATTGCCCATAAGAAAAAGAGTGCCGTGATGAGCACAAATGGCAGCAGCGTCTTGCGGGTAATGATCGGAGCGTTGTGGGGTCCGCCGGAATGATGAGCCGAAGGCTCAGGAAGTGTGGGAGTGCTGGGCAGCATGGCGGATGTTTATCCTCTGGAATGTGTGTCGTCAAGATCGATCATGATCTTGGTGAACCCTGCGGGGTTGGCGCTCCACTCCGCCAGCACACGCGGAGCATCTTCGAGCGGAACCATGGTGCTGACTGCGGCATCCACAGGGAAGCTTCCGGCTTCGAGCATGCGGATGACATTGCGAAAATCCTCTGGTTGCGCATTGCGCGAGCCGCGAACATCCAGCTCCTTTTGAACGAAGAGCCGGGTCTCGTAGCTCACGGGTTCTTTTGCGTAGCCGATGTACACGACGCGTCCGGTGAAGGCGACCTCTTCGACAGCCGCGCGAAAGGTAGCAGGCGTGCCGATGGCTTCAATGATCACGTCCGGGCCCCGTCCACCGGTGAGCTCTTGCAGGGCTTCATGCAGGTTTTGCCGTTGCGAGTGAATCGTATGTTGCGCACCAGCCCGCTGCGCGATGGCCAGCTTGTCATCATCGACATCAATGGCGATGGTGGTTGCGCCTTCAAAAGCCGCAGCCGCGACCGCGCCGAGGCCTACGCCTCCGCAGCCAAGCACCGCTACTGTGTCGGATGCGGTCACGCCTCCTCTTGCCACCGAGTGAAAGCCCACGGTCAGCGGTTCCACGAGACACAGAGATTTCAAGTCGAGTCGCGCGGGATAGAGACGATCCACAGGCATGCTCACATACTCCGCCAGTGCGCCATCTCGCTGCACTCCGAGCGTCTGGTTAAACTGGCAGGCATTCTTGCGGCCACGCAGGCACGAGGCGCACTGATTGCAGCATGTGTAGGGAGATACCGTTACGTCCATGCCGACGGCAAGGGGCGCGTGGCCCGCATCAATCTCCACAATGGTGGCGGCGATTTCGTGGCCGAGAATCCGCGGATACGAAACCATGGGGTTCCGGCCGCGATAGGAGTTGAGATCGCTTCCACAAAGACCCACGCGCCGCACGCGCAGCAGAGCTTCTCCTGATTGACGTACCGGTTCGGGAACGTTCGTCACCGAAGCTCGTTCTGGCTCGTGGAGCAGGAGTGCTTTCATGCTGAATGGTCCTTCAGGCGATAGATTCGCGTGGCATTGCCGCCCAGAATACTCTCCTGCTCGGCGAGTGAGAGGGCCGAGGCCCAGGCGCGCAGCGTCTGCCACCAGCGGGAGTAGCTGGCAGCCACGGTACACACCGGCCAGTCTGAGCCGGCCAGCAATCTCTCCGGGCCAAAGCACTCCAGAGCAGTCTCCAGGTATGGAGAAAGATCTTCAGGCGTCCAATGCAGCCAGTCGGCTTCGGTGACCATCCCGCTGATTTTGCACATGACGTTGGGGCGCTCGGCCAATCTGCGCAGTTGCTTGCGCCAGGGTGATAGTTCGCGCGCGGCGATGCTTGGTTTGGCCAGATGGTCCAGCACAAATGTCTGGTTTGGGTGCAGGTCTGCCAGTTCGATGGCTGCCGGCAACTGATGCGCATAGATCAGAATGTCGTAAACCAATCCGGCCGGTGCCAGCAGGCTCAGCCCGCGCGTAAAGTCAGGCTGTAACGCATAGCGTTCATCCGGCTCCCCCTGCAGTACATGGCGTAACCCTTTCAGGCGGCTATTGGATTGCAGAGACTCCAGGATATGGGGGAAGTCAGGGCTTGCGATGGGAGCCCAGCCAACTACGCCGGCCAGGAATGAATGCTTTTCCGCAAGTTGCAGCAGCCAGTGTGTCTCTTCGAGCGTTTGCCTTGCCTGCACGGCCACTGTCTGCCTGACCTCTGCTCTGTGCATTTCGTGCTCAAGGTCGTGCGGCAAAAAATCCCGCCGCAGCATCTGCATGGAATCGTCAATCCAGCCATATTCCGCCTCAGAGTAACGCCAGAAATGATGGTGCGCGTCAACGGCGTACAAAGATCACAGCTCCTGGTTCCGCAGATTTGATTCACGGTACAGGAATCGTTTACTGGATGGCAAGACTTCGTCTCTGAATTTCTCTTAATGGAAGAAAAGACAGCATTTGCATCTTGGCTTCCGCCCTGTATATTGCGAGACATGGCCGTTCGCCTCAAAGACATTGCGCAAGATCTAGGCCTCTCAGTTGTCACGATCTCGAAAGCGCTGCGCAATCATCCTGATATTGCTGAAGAAACGCGCATGCGCATTCTGGCGCGCGTCAAGGAACTCGATTATCAGCCGAACCTGATGGCGCGCAGCCTGGTGACTGGCCGCAGCTATCTTGTCGGACTGGTGGTGCCGAGCCTTCTGCATCCGTTCTTCGCAGAGGTTGCCCGCTCTCTCTCTTCGGTGATTGGCCGGCAGGGATACTCACTGATTCTTGCCTCTTCAGAAGAAGATCCTGAACTGGAGGCTCGTGAGATACAGCAGATGACGGCACGGCGGCTCGACGCACTGGTCATTGCCACTTCAGGTGCCGATGCCGGCCCGCTCGAGCGTCTGCAGGCGAACGGTATGCCCTACGTGCTCATTGATCGCGAGATATCGGGCCTGGAAACAAATTTTGTGGGCGTCGATGACGTTGCGGTCGGCCGTATGGCGACCTCACATCTGGTGCAGCAGGGTTGCAAGCGCGTTGCACATATTCGCGGCCGTGACAACAGCACGGGTCTGCGGCGCTTTGAGGGCTACCGGCAGGCTCTGAAGAAGGCCGGCCACGAATTCTCTGAAGATCTGGTGGTGGCTCGCTCTAACGTTGACGTGGACAGCACGCGGATGGGGGCTGAGGCCATGCGTCTGCTGCTGCGGCGCAAGCCTCGTCCGGATGCTGTGTTCGCCTACAACGACCCTCTCGCCATCGGTGCGATGGAAGCCATTCTTGATGCCGGGTTGCGCATCCCGCAGGACATCGCGGTGATTGGTTGCGGGAATCTTCATTACAACGAGTCTCTCCGCGTTCCGCTTTCAAGCATTGATCAGCGCAGTTCGTTGATTGGCGAACGCACGGCTGCCATTCTCCTGCATGCGATTGCGTCCAAGACGCCGCCGCGTCCGGTCTCTGTGATCCTTGACCCATCG
The DNA window shown above is from Acidobacterium capsulatum ATCC 51196 and carries:
- a CDS encoding zinc-binding alcohol dehydrogenase family protein, with the translated sequence MKALLLHEPERASVTNVPEPVRQSGEALLRVRRVGLCGSDLNSYRGRNPMVSYPRILGHEIAATIVEIDAGHAPLAVGMDVTVSPYTCCNQCASCLRGRKNACQFNQTLGVQRDGALAEYVSMPVDRLYPARLDLKSLCLVEPLTVGFHSVARGGVTASDTVAVLGCGGVGLGAVAAAAFEGATTIAIDVDDDKLAIAQRAGAQHTIHSQRQNLHEALQELTGGRGPDVIIEAIGTPATFRAAVEEVAFTGRVVYIGYAKEPVSYETRLFVQKELDVRGSRNAQPEDFRNVIRMLEAGSFPVDAAVSTMVPLEDAPRVLAEWSANPAGFTKIMIDLDDTHSRG
- a CDS encoding amidohydrolase family protein yields the protein MYAVDAHHHFWRYSEAEYGWIDDSMQMLRRDFLPHDLEHEMHRAEVRQTVAVQARQTLEETHWLLQLAEKHSFLAGVVGWAPIASPDFPHILESLQSNSRLKGLRHVLQGEPDERYALQPDFTRGLSLLAPAGLVYDILIYAHQLPAAIELADLHPNQTFVLDHLAKPSIAARELSPWRKQLRRLAERPNVMCKISGMVTEADWLHWTPEDLSPYLETALECFGPERLLAGSDWPVCTVAASYSRWWQTLRAWASALSLAEQESILGGNATRIYRLKDHSA
- a CDS encoding LacI family DNA-binding transcriptional regulator yields the protein MAVRLKDIAQDLGLSVVTISKALRNHPDIAEETRMRILARVKELDYQPNLMARSLVTGRSYLVGLVVPSLLHPFFAEVARSLSSVIGRQGYSLILASSEEDPELEAREIQQMTARRLDALVIATSGADAGPLERLQANGMPYVLIDREISGLETNFVGVDDVAVGRMATSHLVQQGCKRVAHIRGRDNSTGLRRFEGYRQALKKAGHEFSEDLVVARSNVDVDSTRMGAEAMRLLLRRKPRPDAVFAYNDPLAIGAMEAILDAGLRIPQDIAVIGCGNLHYNESLRVPLSSIDQRSSLIGERTAAILLHAIASKTPPRPVSVILDPSLVVRGSSLRKASTQPATRSKREQASKRAHAKKS